The following proteins come from a genomic window of Falco rusticolus isolate bFalRus1 chromosome 9, bFalRus1.pri, whole genome shotgun sequence:
- the PHPT1 gene encoding 14 kDa phosphohistidine phosphatase — protein MMAAAAAAAAAAAAAGLEGVADVEIDGDGVFKYVLLRVRAAGGPGKDVVRGHGWAEYHADLYERTAEELKQQGLGCECLGGGRLSHRPQERKIHVYGYSVGFGRADHSVTTEKLKAKYPDYEVTWADEGY, from the exons atgatggcggcggcggcggcggcggcggcggcggcggcggcggcggggctcgAGGGGGTGGCGGACGTGGAGATCGACGGCGACGGCGTCTTCAAGTACGTGCTGCTGCGCGTGCGCGCGGCCGGCGGGCCCGGGAAGGATGTCGTGCGCGGCCACGGCTGGGCCGAGTACCACG CCGACCTCTACGAGCGGACGGCGgaggagctgaagcagcagggCCTGGGCTGCGAGTGCCTGGGGGGCGGCCGCCTCTCCCACCGCCCCCAGGAGAGGAAGATCCACGTCTACGGGTACTCGGTG GGCTTTGGGCGAGCGGACCACTCGGTGACTACGGAGAAGCTGAAAGCCAAGTATCCGGACTATGAGGTCACCTGGGCAGATGAAGGCTACTGA
- the MAMDC4 gene encoding apical endosomal glycoprotein isoform X2, whose translation MAGQAVLALLLLLARTILPRGSVVTSSCSSSARQLCDFVCNCSNCSDENQCGYLRGSAVLGTPFTCDFEEGNCGWQDVSTSTYRWARGRASLALWGRGPHSDHTLGTDLGWFMLTVSPTAKTTATAWLRSPVMREAAATCEIRAWYHLSGSGLSQTEWPVLRLTMAYGDEVVGLWQSPERGGEGWHQLVAYPGRIVQQFQLFFSLTQPPSREAELVLDDIVFRNCGLQEPRQQVCRPEESRCDRGSCLAQHRFCDGTDDCGDGSDENATLCKSFTFCSFEQNLCSWEAEVGQPAWERNTSLNLGTAYGIPTRDHSNNSRAGFFLHVRSTSAAGASGTARLSSPAFQATNSCSLVLYYHLHGSATSSLNISYVTGSTKHLVRERMGDLGSCWVRERVDFNVTGIFKVLIEGAAGSAGTVAIDDLILSPGCVRAQEKLSTTLPSRAGAGPCTAGEVACDSGDCISAELVCDFAETCADGSDEKRCGATTFEMGAGGWHDVSVGQLRWGLQRGTEPTDNSLTGAFLAVQAGEGQMVAAAKARTPVLGPSSPACAMEMSYRMRSSPQGFLAVSVMDHTTGTTHLAWHMQGHDGTAKGRVRVPLGERTRPFQVELLALVNLQDSESAAIDNVTFLQCHPSVVPPGAMELSCNFERGMCGWYQDRSSDFGWVRSTGQGQGSDHTTGSGYFLAADPSAPGSRGQRAQLVTYPQEPATTPRCLSFWYRLAGPQIGTLNLKLRLEGAEEMVLWTQRGTHGSIWHRGRATLPATGQQRYRVAFEALRDGFLGDMALDDLALTVGPCGAELSCSFEADACGLVAIGQRTWLRQSNGTGTTAGPPADHSTGTATGHYMVVSTDRGSLPAGDMAALISQPYQSSMPAQCLAFWYQLSAGTPGSLGVSVEQSGVRRKVMSVSAGEGYAWHRSHVTVLPDGDWQVIFEVVGAGGDHGYIALDDLHVSDGACPEPASCDFERDMCGWTSPSDPRLHSFAWGWKSGGPLTKYPGPEQDHTLGTRNGHYVHFDTSVLGPGGTSAWLESQHLPAAADSCLRFWYHMDIPEHLSCGELRVMLHSVAGQRTVWSMVGHQSRGWQGAVVPVRSPSEFQIIFEITARRWPMEGTVALDDIVYSAREGCHSILEVPMEEKSSSSLVVEVALGLLLAIIILALVAAGGRYWLKQRGLASRTLAESNTPQGFDNITFRDDKVIISSVPKEGDED comes from the exons ATGGCGGGACAGGCAGTGCTcgccctcctgctgctgctgg CCAGGACCATCCTCCCCAGAGGGTCTGTGgtcaccagcagctgcagcagctcggccaggcagctctgtgaCTTCGTCTGCAACTGCAGCAACTGCTCCGACGAGAATCAGTGTG GGTACCTGCGgggctcagcagtgctgggcaccCCCTTCACCTGTGATTTCGAGGAAGGCAACTGTGGCTGGCAGGACGTGAGCACCTCGACTTACAGAtgggcgcggggccgggccagcctggccctgtggggcaggggaCCCCACTCAGACCATACCCTGGGCACTGACTTGG ggtGGTTCATGCTGACTGTGTCCCCCACGGCAAAGACTACAGCCACGGCCTGGCTCAGGTCACCAGTGATGCGGGAAGCAGCTGCCACGTGTGAGATCAGGGCCTGGTACCACCTCTCAGGAAGCG ggctcagccagacaGAGTGGCCAGTGCTGCGTCTGACCATGGCATATGGGGACGAGGTGGTGGGGCTGTGGCAGAGCCCTGAGCGCGGAGGCGAGGGCTGGCACCAGCTGGTCGCCTACCCGGGCCGGATTGTACAGCAGTTCCAG cttttcttctccctgacACAACCACCCTCACGcgaggcagagctggtgcttgACGACATCGTCTTCAGGAACTGTGGCTTGCAGG AGCCTCGGCAGCAGGTCTGCAGGCCGGAGGAGAGCCGCTGTGACCGGGGGTCCTGCCTGGCCCAGCACCGCTTCTGTGATGGCACCGACGACTGCGGGGACGGCTCAGACGAGAATGCGACACTGTGCA AGTCCTTCACTTTCTGCTCCTTTGAGCAAAatctctgcagctgggaggcTGAGGTCGGGCAGCCAGCATGGGAGAGGAACACAAGCCTGAACCTGGGGACCGCGTACGGCATCCCCACCCGGGACCACAGTAATAACAGCAGGGCAG gtttttttctccacgTGCGCAGCACCTCAGCCGCGGGGGCCagcggcacggcacggctcaGCAGCCCCGCTTTCCAGGCCACCAACTCCTGCTCG CTTGTGCTATACTACCACCTGCACGgctcagccaccagcagcctcaACATCTCCTACGTGACCGGCTCCACCAAGCACTTGGTGAGGGAGAGGATGGGGGacctgggcagctgctgggtcCGGGAGAGAGTGGACTTCAACGTGACAGGGATCTTCAAG GTGCTGATCGAGGGGGCGGCCGGCAGTGCAGGGACCGTGGCCATCGATGACTTGATCTTGTCTCCGGGCTGCGTGCGGGCACAGG AGAAGCTTTCAACCACGCTGCCGAGTCGGGCAGGTGCTGGCCCCTGCACAGCTGGGGAGGTGGCCTGCGACAGCGGGGACTGCATCAGCGCAGAGCTGGTCTGTGACTTCGCTGAGACGTGCGCCGACGGCTCTGATGAGAAGCGCTGTG GAGCAACCACCTTCGAGatgggggccgggggctggcaCGACGTCAGCGTGGGGCAGCTGCGCTGGGGCTTGCAGCGTGGCACCGAGCCCACCGACAACAGCCTCACAG GAGCTTTCCTGGCCGTCCAGGCAGGAGAAGGACAAATGGTGGCTGCTGCGAAGGCACGCACGCCTGTGCTGGGTCCTTCCAGCCCCGCCTGTGCCATGGAGATGAGCTACCGCATGCGCAGCAGCCCCCAAG GCTTCCTTGCCGTCAGTGTCATGGATCACACCACTGGTACTACCCACCTGGCCTGGCACATGCAGGGGCACGATGGCACAGCCAAGGGACGTGTCCGTGTCCCACTGGGAGAGAGGACCCGACCCTTCCAG GTCGAGCTGCTGGCGCTGGTGAATCTGCAGGACTCTGAGAGTGCTGCCATCGACAACGTGACGTTCTTGCAGTGCCACCCCAGTGTGGTGCCACCGGGAGCCATGG AGCTGTCCTGCAACTTTGAGAGGGGCATGTGTGGCTGGTACCAGGATCGGTCCAGTGACTTCGGATGGGTCCGCAGcacggggcaggggcagggctcCGACCACACCACTGGCTCAG GCTACTTCTTGGCTGCGGACCCCTCTGCGCCAGGGAGCCGCGGGCAGCGGGCACAGCTTGTCACCTACCCCCAGGAGCCCGCCACCACCCCACGCTGCCTCTCCTTCTGGTACCGCCTGGCCGGCCCGCAGATTG GCACCCTGAACCTGAAACTGCggctggagggagcagaggagatGGTGCTATGGACTCAGCGGGGGACCCACGGCAGCATCTGGCACCGAGGACGGGCGACGCTGCCTGCCACAGGCCAGCAGCGGTACCGG GTGGCCTTCGAGGCACTGCGGGATGGGTTCCTGGGGGACATGGCGCTGGATGACCTGGCGCTGACAGTGGGgccctgtggggctgagctCTCCTGCTCCTTTGAGGCGGATGCCTGCGGGCTGGTGGCCATCGGGCAGCGCACCTGGCTGCGGCAGAGCAATGGCACCGGCACCACTGCCGGCCCCCCGGCTGACCACAGCACTGGCACTGCCACAG GCCATTACATGGTGGTGAGCACGGACAggggctccctgcctgcaggggaCATGGCTGCCCTCATCTCCCAGCCCTACCAGTCCTCCATGCCCGCCCAGTGCCTGGCCTTCTGGTACCAGCTGAGTGCCGGGACCCCAG GCTCCCTCGGGGTCTCCGTGGAGCAGAGTGGGGTGCGGAGGAAGGTGATGAGCGTGAGCGCCGGGGAGGGGTACGCCTGGCACCGCAGCCATGTCACCGTCCTGCCGGATGGGGACTGGCAG GTGATATTTGaggtggtgggagctgggggtgaCCATGGGTACATTGCACTGGATGACCTGCATGTGTCGGACGGAGCCTGCCCTGAGCCAG CATCCTGTGACTTCGAGCGGGATATGTGTGGCTGGACCAGCCCCTCGGACCCCCGCCTGCACAGCTTCGCCTGGGGTTGGAAAAGCGGGGGCCCCCTCACCAAGTACCCTGGCCCCGAGCAGGATCACACCCTGGGCACAAGGAATG gtCACTACGTGCACTTCGACACCAGTGTGCTGGGCCCCGGGGGCACCAGTGCCTGGCTGGAAAgccagcacctgcctgctgctgccgaCTCCTGCCTGCGGTTCTGGTACCACATGGACATCCCAGAGCACCTCT cctgcGGGGAGCTGCGGGTGATGCTGCACAGCGTGGCAGGGCAGCGCACGGTGTGGAGCATGGTGGGGCATCAGagccggggctggcagggcgCTGTGGTGCCTGTGCGGAGCCCCAGCGAGTTCCAG ATCATCTTTGAGATCACTGCACGGAGGTGGCCAATGGAGGGGACAGTGGCACTGGATGACATTGTGTACAGCGCCAGGGAGGGCTGTCATTCCATCCTGGAGGTGCCAATGGAAG AGAAATCCTCCAGCAGCCTTGTGGTAGAGGTGGCACTCGGTCTTCTCCTGGCCATCATCATCCTGGcgctggtggctgctggaggcCGGTACTGGCTGAAGCAGCGAGGGCTGGCGAGCAGGACACTGGCAGAGAGCAACACTCCCCAGGGCTTTGACAACATCACTTTTCGAGAT GACAAGGTCATTATCTCTTCAGTGCCAAAAGAGGGGGATGAGGATTGA
- the MAMDC4 gene encoding apical endosomal glycoprotein isoform X1 codes for MSPAGHVSSVTCSGHTPCLDPCGVFSPIVSLVARTILPRGSVVTSSCSSSARQLCDFVCNCSNCSDENQCGYLRGSAVLGTPFTCDFEEGNCGWQDVSTSTYRWARGRASLALWGRGPHSDHTLGTDLGWFMLTVSPTAKTTATAWLRSPVMREAAATCEIRAWYHLSGSGLSQTEWPVLRLTMAYGDEVVGLWQSPERGGEGWHQLVAYPGRIVQQFQLFFSLTQPPSREAELVLDDIVFRNCGLQEPRQQVCRPEESRCDRGSCLAQHRFCDGTDDCGDGSDENATLCKSFTFCSFEQNLCSWEAEVGQPAWERNTSLNLGTAYGIPTRDHSNNSRAGFFLHVRSTSAAGASGTARLSSPAFQATNSCSLVLYYHLHGSATSSLNISYVTGSTKHLVRERMGDLGSCWVRERVDFNVTGIFKVLIEGAAGSAGTVAIDDLILSPGCVRAQEKLSTTLPSRAGAGPCTAGEVACDSGDCISAELVCDFAETCADGSDEKRCGATTFEMGAGGWHDVSVGQLRWGLQRGTEPTDNSLTGAFLAVQAGEGQMVAAAKARTPVLGPSSPACAMEMSYRMRSSPQGFLAVSVMDHTTGTTHLAWHMQGHDGTAKGRVRVPLGERTRPFQVELLALVNLQDSESAAIDNVTFLQCHPSVVPPGAMELSCNFERGMCGWYQDRSSDFGWVRSTGQGQGSDHTTGSGYFLAADPSAPGSRGQRAQLVTYPQEPATTPRCLSFWYRLAGPQIGTLNLKLRLEGAEEMVLWTQRGTHGSIWHRGRATLPATGQQRYRVAFEALRDGFLGDMALDDLALTVGPCGAELSCSFEADACGLVAIGQRTWLRQSNGTGTTAGPPADHSTGTATGHYMVVSTDRGSLPAGDMAALISQPYQSSMPAQCLAFWYQLSAGTPGSLGVSVEQSGVRRKVMSVSAGEGYAWHRSHVTVLPDGDWQVIFEVVGAGGDHGYIALDDLHVSDGACPEPASCDFERDMCGWTSPSDPRLHSFAWGWKSGGPLTKYPGPEQDHTLGTRNGHYVHFDTSVLGPGGTSAWLESQHLPAAADSCLRFWYHMDIPEHLSCGELRVMLHSVAGQRTVWSMVGHQSRGWQGAVVPVRSPSEFQIIFEITARRWPMEGTVALDDIVYSAREGCHSILEVPMEEKSSSSLVVEVALGLLLAIIILALVAAGGRYWLKQRGLASRTLAESNTPQGFDNITFRDDKVIISSVPKEGDED; via the exons ATGTCACCTGCAGGTCACGTGTCCTCTGTCACCTGCTCTGGGCACACACCATGCCTGGATCCTTGCGGGGTTTTCAGCCCCATTGTCTCTCTGGTAGCCAGGACCATCCTCCCCAGAGGGTCTGTGgtcaccagcagctgcagcagctcggccaggcagctctgtgaCTTCGTCTGCAACTGCAGCAACTGCTCCGACGAGAATCAGTGTG GGTACCTGCGgggctcagcagtgctgggcaccCCCTTCACCTGTGATTTCGAGGAAGGCAACTGTGGCTGGCAGGACGTGAGCACCTCGACTTACAGAtgggcgcggggccgggccagcctggccctgtggggcaggggaCCCCACTCAGACCATACCCTGGGCACTGACTTGG ggtGGTTCATGCTGACTGTGTCCCCCACGGCAAAGACTACAGCCACGGCCTGGCTCAGGTCACCAGTGATGCGGGAAGCAGCTGCCACGTGTGAGATCAGGGCCTGGTACCACCTCTCAGGAAGCG ggctcagccagacaGAGTGGCCAGTGCTGCGTCTGACCATGGCATATGGGGACGAGGTGGTGGGGCTGTGGCAGAGCCCTGAGCGCGGAGGCGAGGGCTGGCACCAGCTGGTCGCCTACCCGGGCCGGATTGTACAGCAGTTCCAG cttttcttctccctgacACAACCACCCTCACGcgaggcagagctggtgcttgACGACATCGTCTTCAGGAACTGTGGCTTGCAGG AGCCTCGGCAGCAGGTCTGCAGGCCGGAGGAGAGCCGCTGTGACCGGGGGTCCTGCCTGGCCCAGCACCGCTTCTGTGATGGCACCGACGACTGCGGGGACGGCTCAGACGAGAATGCGACACTGTGCA AGTCCTTCACTTTCTGCTCCTTTGAGCAAAatctctgcagctgggaggcTGAGGTCGGGCAGCCAGCATGGGAGAGGAACACAAGCCTGAACCTGGGGACCGCGTACGGCATCCCCACCCGGGACCACAGTAATAACAGCAGGGCAG gtttttttctccacgTGCGCAGCACCTCAGCCGCGGGGGCCagcggcacggcacggctcaGCAGCCCCGCTTTCCAGGCCACCAACTCCTGCTCG CTTGTGCTATACTACCACCTGCACGgctcagccaccagcagcctcaACATCTCCTACGTGACCGGCTCCACCAAGCACTTGGTGAGGGAGAGGATGGGGGacctgggcagctgctgggtcCGGGAGAGAGTGGACTTCAACGTGACAGGGATCTTCAAG GTGCTGATCGAGGGGGCGGCCGGCAGTGCAGGGACCGTGGCCATCGATGACTTGATCTTGTCTCCGGGCTGCGTGCGGGCACAGG AGAAGCTTTCAACCACGCTGCCGAGTCGGGCAGGTGCTGGCCCCTGCACAGCTGGGGAGGTGGCCTGCGACAGCGGGGACTGCATCAGCGCAGAGCTGGTCTGTGACTTCGCTGAGACGTGCGCCGACGGCTCTGATGAGAAGCGCTGTG GAGCAACCACCTTCGAGatgggggccgggggctggcaCGACGTCAGCGTGGGGCAGCTGCGCTGGGGCTTGCAGCGTGGCACCGAGCCCACCGACAACAGCCTCACAG GAGCTTTCCTGGCCGTCCAGGCAGGAGAAGGACAAATGGTGGCTGCTGCGAAGGCACGCACGCCTGTGCTGGGTCCTTCCAGCCCCGCCTGTGCCATGGAGATGAGCTACCGCATGCGCAGCAGCCCCCAAG GCTTCCTTGCCGTCAGTGTCATGGATCACACCACTGGTACTACCCACCTGGCCTGGCACATGCAGGGGCACGATGGCACAGCCAAGGGACGTGTCCGTGTCCCACTGGGAGAGAGGACCCGACCCTTCCAG GTCGAGCTGCTGGCGCTGGTGAATCTGCAGGACTCTGAGAGTGCTGCCATCGACAACGTGACGTTCTTGCAGTGCCACCCCAGTGTGGTGCCACCGGGAGCCATGG AGCTGTCCTGCAACTTTGAGAGGGGCATGTGTGGCTGGTACCAGGATCGGTCCAGTGACTTCGGATGGGTCCGCAGcacggggcaggggcagggctcCGACCACACCACTGGCTCAG GCTACTTCTTGGCTGCGGACCCCTCTGCGCCAGGGAGCCGCGGGCAGCGGGCACAGCTTGTCACCTACCCCCAGGAGCCCGCCACCACCCCACGCTGCCTCTCCTTCTGGTACCGCCTGGCCGGCCCGCAGATTG GCACCCTGAACCTGAAACTGCggctggagggagcagaggagatGGTGCTATGGACTCAGCGGGGGACCCACGGCAGCATCTGGCACCGAGGACGGGCGACGCTGCCTGCCACAGGCCAGCAGCGGTACCGG GTGGCCTTCGAGGCACTGCGGGATGGGTTCCTGGGGGACATGGCGCTGGATGACCTGGCGCTGACAGTGGGgccctgtggggctgagctCTCCTGCTCCTTTGAGGCGGATGCCTGCGGGCTGGTGGCCATCGGGCAGCGCACCTGGCTGCGGCAGAGCAATGGCACCGGCACCACTGCCGGCCCCCCGGCTGACCACAGCACTGGCACTGCCACAG GCCATTACATGGTGGTGAGCACGGACAggggctccctgcctgcaggggaCATGGCTGCCCTCATCTCCCAGCCCTACCAGTCCTCCATGCCCGCCCAGTGCCTGGCCTTCTGGTACCAGCTGAGTGCCGGGACCCCAG GCTCCCTCGGGGTCTCCGTGGAGCAGAGTGGGGTGCGGAGGAAGGTGATGAGCGTGAGCGCCGGGGAGGGGTACGCCTGGCACCGCAGCCATGTCACCGTCCTGCCGGATGGGGACTGGCAG GTGATATTTGaggtggtgggagctgggggtgaCCATGGGTACATTGCACTGGATGACCTGCATGTGTCGGACGGAGCCTGCCCTGAGCCAG CATCCTGTGACTTCGAGCGGGATATGTGTGGCTGGACCAGCCCCTCGGACCCCCGCCTGCACAGCTTCGCCTGGGGTTGGAAAAGCGGGGGCCCCCTCACCAAGTACCCTGGCCCCGAGCAGGATCACACCCTGGGCACAAGGAATG gtCACTACGTGCACTTCGACACCAGTGTGCTGGGCCCCGGGGGCACCAGTGCCTGGCTGGAAAgccagcacctgcctgctgctgccgaCTCCTGCCTGCGGTTCTGGTACCACATGGACATCCCAGAGCACCTCT cctgcGGGGAGCTGCGGGTGATGCTGCACAGCGTGGCAGGGCAGCGCACGGTGTGGAGCATGGTGGGGCATCAGagccggggctggcagggcgCTGTGGTGCCTGTGCGGAGCCCCAGCGAGTTCCAG ATCATCTTTGAGATCACTGCACGGAGGTGGCCAATGGAGGGGACAGTGGCACTGGATGACATTGTGTACAGCGCCAGGGAGGGCTGTCATTCCATCCTGGAGGTGCCAATGGAAG AGAAATCCTCCAGCAGCCTTGTGGTAGAGGTGGCACTCGGTCTTCTCCTGGCCATCATCATCCTGGcgctggtggctgctggaggcCGGTACTGGCTGAAGCAGCGAGGGCTGGCGAGCAGGACACTGGCAGAGAGCAACACTCCCCAGGGCTTTGACAACATCACTTTTCGAGAT GACAAGGTCATTATCTCTTCAGTGCCAAAAGAGGGGGATGAGGATTGA
- the AJM1 gene encoding apical junction component 1 homolog, producing MTRTDPPDILVSTVYQDIKVATTAPGDSIVCQPLAQCDASMSSSLPREPQPFNKRHCRSFDFLESLDEQLGAPPQAMERPCPRPGTPEPTPGPPGRRAPPKPDPYACRPPAPRSEPKRRARSKSAPRVKSTFTPVPIAVSSSPPPARRGREALRVAREPSRTEPSPRREGQVPLRALANEVHPIKLQPQRSSVSRISPLCLGSNCFEEGPGAKVGASPHVKCRVDIKPDEAVLVHAARSLRAAQNRQEPPRWPRAPGAARSLAVPGSRQASTSRTPTPSDSYSGDPPLLPYPGEYYEADPRALAYQTVPVPASREFREYPERGCMTFSAAGGPAKFFYAEDAVRCPSPAVPLRSSGYASYPYPGRHAIPPHFYTEDPAKAAVHTAPPRTLYVDEARGYPVQEAPTRAFYGDEPRFYAPRGTPVKTLYAEDARTYPALGSSARVFYAEDYGKYREREMLSRTCPPPRSAQPLHFSDWYCPERSTMPYQTLQVSRFTPQPAGREAMVSSWHASYGVTPPRLGRETQHYSKSWDNILAPAVRREEVLQRGRSYENLLAQEHHRALSPEERRQPVVINLSSSPKRYAALSLSESSILERVHADGGRGPPSRSWYVTPEITITDNDIRADGLGRSERRSASWDVLDAGRERGPYAVPCAPQPVPRESSSGRQRSLEQLDELITDLVIDYKPAPGHRAGDRDSLAEQLKQLLSTSAPGPPRRGEGRRVPPAVPEGPRPTKEQPGPSSRASAPRPPPAPLSVGPFEKSPENCSPDLSAEEDDMMMCSNAKCRRTETMFNACLYFKSCHSCYTYYCSRHCRREDWDTHKESCVYGRVGSVCRHVLQFCRENAEVHKAFSRIAKVGYLSRGRGVLFLGFPNAGSAENFLQFGLESLLMSPTYLSLRELESYSDNLGEYARELRETGNQYDPDECFLLNVTVAVTQKVPERPSPKTQVPTVRKYAKVALASSSPEKKILKKERDMETLILTPPPGTADIDKEGEEGRKAREVCFINIQRELRIRGVFLRHEFPAVYEQLCDFVESNKRFTPTTIYPIDKRTGKQFMCMIMAASEPRTLDWVASPNLLDDIM from the coding sequence ATGACACGAACAGACCCACCTGACATCCTGGTGTCTACGGTGTACCAAGACATAAAGGTGGCCACCACAGCCCCTGGGGATTCGATCGtctgccagcccctggcacaATGTGACGCCTCCATGTCTTCGTCCTTGCCCCGCGAGCCGCAGCCCTTCAACAAGCGCCACTGCAGGAGCTTTGACTTCCTTGAGTCGCTGGACGAGCAGCTGGGCGCTCCTCCTCAGGCTATGGAGCGCCCCTGCCCGCGCCCCGGCACCCCCGAGCCCACGCCAGGACCACCGGGCAGGCGGGCGCCGCCGAAGCCGGACCCTTATGCCTGCAGACCCCCTGCACCAAGGAGCGAGCCCAAGCGACGCGCCCGCTCAAAGAGCGCGCCGCGGGTGAAGTCCACCTTCACCCCCGTGCCCATCGCTGTCTCATCGTCACCGCCGCCAGCCCGGCGCGGGCGGGAGGCGCTGCGGGTGGCGCGGGAGCCCTCCCGCACTGAGCCGTCCCCACGTCGCGAGGGCCAGGTCCCCCTGCGGGCGCTGGCTAACGAGGTGCACCCCATCAAGCTGCAGCCACAGCGCAGCAGCGTCAGCCGCATCTCCCCGCTCTGCCTGGGCAGCAACTGCTTCGAGGAGGGGCCAGGTGCCAAGGTGGGTGCCAGCCCCCACGTCAAGTGCCGGGTGGACATCAAGCCGGACGAGGCGGTGCTGGTGCATGCGGCGCGCAGCCTGCGGGCAGCCCAGAACCGGCAGGAACCGCCACGCTGGCCCCGCGCgcccggggctgcccgcagCCTGGCGGTGccggggagcaggcaggcatcCACGTCCCGCACGCCCACCCCCAGCGACTCCTACAGTGGGGACCCCCCGCTCCTGCCCTATCCCGGTGAGTACTACGAGGCAGACCCTCGGGCACTGGCGTACCAAACAGTGCCGGTGCCAGCCTCGCGGGAGTTCAGGGAGTACCCTGAGAGGGGCTGCATGACCTTCTCGGCTGCCGGCGGCCCCGCCAAGTTCTTCTATGCAGAGGATGCGGTGcggtgccccagccccgctgtgCCCCTCCGCAGCTCTGGCTACGCCAGCTACCCCTACCCCGGCCGCCACGCCATCCCCCCGCACTTCTACACCGAGGACCCAGCCAAAGCTGCTGTCCACACGGCGCCACCCCGGACGTTGTACGTGGACGAGGCACGGGGCTACCCCGTTCAAGAGGCACCCACCCGTGCCTTCTACGGGGATGAGCCCCGCTTTTACGCCCCCCGCGGCACCCCTGTCAAAACCCTCTACGCCGAGGATGCCCGGACGTACCCGGCTCTCGGCTCCTCTGCCCGGGTCTTCTATGCCGAGGACTACGGGAAGTACCGGGAGCGGGAGATGCTGTCGCGGACGTGTcccccgccccgcagcgcccAGCCCTTGCACTTCAGTGACTGGTACTGCCCCGAGCGGAGCACGATGCCCTACCAGACCTTGCAAGTGTCACGCTTCACCCCACAGCCGGCCGGGCGTGAGGCCATGGTCTCCTCCTGGCACGCCAGCTACGGTGTAACCCCCCCACGGCTGGGCCGGGAGACCCAGCACTACTCCAAATCCTGGGATAACATCCTGGCGCCAGCGGTGCGCAGGGAGGAGGTCCTGCAGCGCGGGCGCAGCTACGAGAACCTGCTCGCCCAGGAGCACCACCGTGCCTTATCCCCCGAGGAGCGCCGGCAGCCGGTGGTGATCAACCTGTCGAGCTCACCCAAGCGCTACGCAGCCTTGTCCCTCTCTGAGAGCTCCATCCTCGAGAGGGTGCACGCGGACGGTGGCCGTGGCCCCCCGAGTCGCTCCTGGTATGTCACACCAGAGATCACCATCACCGACAACGACATCCGAGCAGACGGGCTGGGCAGGAGCGAGAGGCGCTCGGCCAGCTGGGATGTGCTGGATGCGGGGCGGGAGCGCGGTCCCTACGCCGTGCCCTGTGCCCCGCAGCCCGTCCCCAGGGAGAGCAGCTCAGGGCGCCAGCGCAGCCTGGAGCAGCTTGACGAGCTCATCACTGACCTTGTCATCGACTACAAACCGGCACCAGGCCACCGCGCCGGGGACAGGGACAGCCTCGCTGAGCAGCTCAAGCAGCTTCTGAGCACCAGCGCCCCAgggcccccgcggcggggcgagGGCAGGAGGGTCCCCCCCGCTGTGCCCGAGGGACCCCGACCCACGAAGGAGCAGCCAGGTCCCAGCTCCCGCgccagcgccccccgccccccacctgCCCCGCTGTCCGTTGGCCCCTTCGAGAAGTCCCCGGAGAACTGCTCGCCCGACCTGAGCGCAGAGGAGGACGACATGATGATGTGCTCCAACGCCAAGTGCCGGCGGACGGAGACCATGTTCAACGCCTGCCTCTACTTCAAGTCATGCCACAGCTGCTACACCTACTACTGCTCCCGGCACTGCCGCCGCGAGGACTGGGACACACACAAGGAGAGCTGCGTCTATGGCCGGGTGGGCAGCGTCTGCCGCCACGTCCTGCAGTTCTGCCGGGAGAACGCCGAGGTGCACAAGGCCTTCTCGCGCATCGCCAAGGTGGGCTACCTCTCCCGCGGCCGCGGTGTCCTCTTCCTGGGCTTCCCCAATGCCGGCTCGGCTGAGAACTTCCTCCAGTTCGGGCTGGAGAGCCTGCTGATGTCTCCCACCTACCTGTCCCTGCGGGAGTTGGAGAGCTACTCGGACAACCTGGGGGAGTATGCCCGGGAGCTGCGGGAGACGGGCAACCAGTATGACCCTGACGAATGTTTCCTCCTGAATGTAACCGTGGCCGTCACCCAAAAAGTGCCAGAGAGGCCATCACCGAAGACACAGGTGCCGACGGTCAGGAAATATGCCAAGGTGGCCTTagcctcctccagccctgagAAGAAGATCCTGAAGAAGGAGCGGGACATGGAGACGTTGATCCTGACCCCACCGCCTGGCACAGCAGACATCGacaaggagggggaggagggccGCAAGGCACGGGAGGTCTGCTTCATCAACATCCAGCGGGAGCTGCGCATCCGTGGAGTCTTCCTACGGCATGAGTTCCCTGCCGTCTACGAGCAGCTCTGCGACTTCGTGGAGAGCAACAAGCGCTTCACCCCCACCACCATCTACCCCATCGACAAGAGGACGGGCAAACAGTTCATGTGCATGATCATGGCAGCCTCTGAGCCCCGCACCCTCGACTGGGTGGCAAGCCCCAACCTCCTGGACGACATCATGTGA